In Acidobacteriota bacterium, one genomic interval encodes:
- a CDS encoding DUF433 domain-containing protein: MFDRAVGDLRELPSYTVSEVAHYLTVPPSTIRFWSVGRGPYEPLIELPDCSPNNPTLLSFLNLVELHVLAAVRRKHGVAMPKVRKAIKYLMETAPSVTDQRHPLISYEMETDGLDLFIERYGRLINISQSGQLAMRELIQTALHRIVRDSRKVPIRLYPFTRTEMRDAPEMVVIDPRLSAGRPVIAGTGLTTQIIAERYKAGESVTQLARDYGREESEIEEALRCEIKLAA; the protein is encoded by the coding sequence ATGTTCGATCGAGCAGTAGGGGACCTCCGCGAGCTTCCCTCCTACACAGTTTCCGAGGTTGCGCACTACCTTACCGTGCCGCCGTCGACCATCCGGTTTTGGTCCGTTGGCCGGGGTCCTTATGAGCCACTCATTGAACTCCCCGACTGTTCCCCAAACAACCCAACGCTGCTCTCGTTCCTTAACCTCGTTGAACTCCACGTTCTCGCTGCCGTCAGGCGCAAGCATGGTGTAGCAATGCCGAAGGTCCGAAAGGCCATCAAGTACTTGATGGAGACCGCTCCATCCGTAACCGACCAGCGGCATCCGTTGATCAGTTACGAAATGGAGACAGACGGCCTGGATCTGTTCATCGAACGCTATGGACGGCTGATCAATATCAGTCAGTCGGGTCAGTTGGCGATGCGGGAGCTTATCCAAACTGCCTTACATCGGATCGTGCGCGACTCCCGCAAGGTGCCCATCAGGCTGTATCCATTCACCCGAACCGAAATGCGAGATGCACCCGAGATGGTGGTCATAGACCCAAGGCTGTCTGCTGGCCGACCCGTGATCGCCGGAACCGGGCTCACAACCCAGATCATTGCCGAGCGCTACAAGGCGGGTGAGTCAGTCACCCAGCTAGCAAGAGACTACGGGCGTGAAGAATCGGAAATCGAAGAAGCGCTCCGGTGTGAGATCAAGCTCGCCGCGTGA
- a CDS encoding glucose 1-dehydrogenase, whose product MAASLNNRIALVTGGASGIGRATCLLLAREGAEVVVADVQQDKASETVRLVQAAGGEAMAVGCDVSKAAEVEALVQACVSRHGRLDCGINVAGILGEMGKIHECTEENYDRVMATNTKGIWLCMKYEIIQMLRQGSGVIVNIASVAGGAGTPDLAVYGASKVAVTMLTRAAAVDLVARNIRVNAINPGFVQTEMVDQQELDYPALVKEYRDSLRIGRMGRPEEIAEAIVWLCSDKASFVAGQVMNVDGAALA is encoded by the coding sequence ATGGCAGCCAGTCTCAACAACCGAATTGCTTTGGTAACGGGCGGGGCCTCAGGAATTGGCCGAGCCACCTGTCTACTGCTTGCCCGGGAAGGCGCCGAAGTGGTCGTGGCTGATGTGCAACAGGACAAAGCGAGCGAGACCGTCCGGTTGGTCCAAGCGGCCGGTGGGGAGGCGATGGCCGTTGGCTGCGATGTGTCGAAAGCCGCCGAAGTCGAGGCGCTGGTCCAAGCCTGCGTGAGCCGCCATGGCCGGCTGGATTGCGGGATCAACGTTGCCGGCATTCTGGGAGAAATGGGCAAGATCCATGAGTGCACCGAGGAAAACTACGATCGTGTGATGGCAACCAACACCAAGGGCATCTGGCTGTGCATGAAATATGAAATCATCCAGATGCTTCGGCAGGGGTCCGGAGTGATCGTGAACATCGCCTCTGTCGCCGGTGGGGCGGGAACCCCCGACCTGGCGGTATATGGAGCGTCCAAGGTGGCTGTCACCATGCTGACACGGGCGGCCGCGGTCGACCTGGTCGCCAGGAATATTCGTGTGAACGCCATCAATCCCGGATTCGTCCAGACGGAAATGGTCGACCAGCAGGAGTTGGACTATCCCGCATTAGTCAAAGAATATCGAGACAGTCTTAGAATCGGTCGCATGGGACGGCCCGAGGAAATCGCCGAGGCCATCGTTTGGTTGTGTTCGGACAAAGCCTCCTTCGTCGCCGGACAAGTAATGAACGTCGACGGAGCGGCTCTGGCCTGA
- a CDS encoding Gfo/Idh/MocA family oxidoreductase: MQRRRFLGYALPSVAAAGSLGREAPGGGEPLGSSSGVLPPRPGPSSIREGSLVMGAISGHGHAGGHVRVLDQLPEVGKIHVCAATDLADVEKLASESSKVATKSADLGKFLARDDLDAVTVCARPDQAPGILEQVVSAGLPVLYDKPATTHSSHLRRVAEVAEEKGVTAGAMLQWRYNPMVMDFKRALDDGALGRVMTIEAKLLNGLVEYRDTSSYIFDPKTAGSGIMSWLGCHCLDLVLYLMQERVVEVMALVGNLNPEQIPVEDTGLLLLSFESGKMGTFQAGYHLKGSRAVYDFYVGMRGTEGYSILPLVEPVEHGTTNAAVAGGTYTLYSEARHWVSGRRHRKTYMIPQTPGYGGIMAEELFRDFLEASRTGAPAPSPIQDNVHMLEIIEAAKESSATRRAVRIPA, translated from the coding sequence ATGCAGAGACGCAGATTTCTTGGCTACGCTCTGCCTTCGGTGGCGGCAGCGGGAAGCTTGGGACGGGAGGCACCGGGGGGCGGCGAACCGCTGGGATCGAGCAGCGGCGTCCTTCCACCGAGACCCGGACCCAGTTCCATCCGGGAAGGATCGCTGGTGATGGGAGCCATCTCCGGCCACGGCCATGCGGGAGGGCACGTGCGGGTCCTGGACCAACTTCCCGAGGTGGGCAAGATCCATGTCTGCGCCGCCACCGATCTGGCCGACGTGGAAAAACTCGCCTCCGAATCCTCCAAGGTGGCCACGAAATCCGCCGATCTGGGCAAATTCCTGGCGAGAGACGACCTGGACGCGGTGACGGTCTGCGCGCGTCCCGACCAGGCGCCCGGCATTCTGGAGCAGGTCGTCTCAGCCGGTCTGCCGGTCCTTTACGACAAACCGGCGACCACCCATTCCTCCCACCTCCGCCGGGTGGCGGAAGTGGCGGAAGAGAAGGGTGTGACGGCCGGCGCCATGCTGCAGTGGCGCTACAATCCCATGGTCATGGACTTCAAGCGGGCCCTGGACGACGGAGCCTTGGGCCGCGTCATGACCATCGAGGCCAAGCTCCTGAACGGTCTGGTGGAATACCGGGACACCTCCAGCTACATCTTCGATCCCAAGACCGCCGGCAGCGGAATCATGTCCTGGTTGGGGTGCCACTGCCTGGACCTGGTGCTGTACCTGATGCAGGAGCGGGTGGTCGAAGTCATGGCGCTGGTGGGCAACCTGAATCCGGAGCAGATTCCCGTTGAAGACACGGGTTTGCTCTTGCTGAGCTTCGAGAGCGGCAAGATGGGAACGTTCCAGGCCGGATATCACTTGAAGGGGAGCCGGGCCGTCTACGACTTCTACGTCGGCATGCGGGGAACGGAAGGGTATTCCATTTTGCCGCTGGTGGAGCCGGTGGAGCACGGGACGACGAATGCCGCCGTTGCGGGCGGAACCTACACCCTCTACAGCGAGGCCCGGCATTGGGTCAGCGGCCGCCGTCACCGCAAGACCTACATGATTCCCCAGACGCCGGGCTACGGCGGCATCATGGCCGAAGAACTCTTTCGCGACTTCCTGGAGGCGTCCCGAACCGGGGCCCCGGCGCCTTCGCCGATTCAGGACAACGTCCACATGCTGGAGATCATCGAAGCGGCGAAGGAGTCGTCGGCCACCCGCCGGGCCGTGCGAATTCCGGCCTGA
- a CDS encoding acyltransferase family protein produces the protein MTGTQPQAKLPRYHSLDQLRASMMMLGLVRHAAVSYVPTVFFEWPYRDPQADMLAYWVVIFIRVFNLPVFFAIAGFFAAYLLKTRGTREFLRHRWSRIGVPFLAAWPLLAVTMFFIVPFAARFSATPPNATYSLPELTSSRALDHLFLHLWFLYHLMILCVAASALSALAGRIPAGVRARAMDLFERWVHRGGIAVLILAAGLLLYRMESWAIDYYAGPFPAPRQLALYALFFVFGWLLFRRRQTLEGFKRPAWALLAGGILCFFVYRHFFEIGCPPRPDRTCPEAGDGHLPAVVFLALSMWFMAYSLIGLFLRYMDRPSPRWRYLADASYWIYIVHVPLVMLLPLVLANVPLPGIVKLALVAIMATGLILVTYHYFVRPTFIGKQLNGRRYPRRAT, from the coding sequence GTGACCGGCACACAGCCACAGGCGAAACTTCCCCGGTATCACTCCCTCGACCAGCTGCGCGCGTCCATGATGATGCTCGGCTTGGTTCGCCACGCGGCGGTCAGCTACGTGCCCACGGTCTTCTTCGAGTGGCCATACCGGGATCCCCAGGCCGACATGCTCGCCTACTGGGTGGTGATCTTCATCCGCGTATTCAACCTGCCGGTCTTCTTCGCGATTGCGGGATTCTTTGCGGCGTACCTGCTCAAGACACGCGGAACTCGAGAATTCCTCCGGCACCGATGGAGCCGGATCGGGGTTCCGTTCCTGGCGGCATGGCCCCTCCTTGCGGTCACGATGTTCTTCATCGTGCCGTTCGCGGCCCGCTTCAGCGCCACCCCGCCAAACGCTACCTACAGTCTTCCGGAACTGACCTCGTCCAGGGCCCTTGACCACCTGTTCCTGCATCTGTGGTTCCTCTACCACCTGATGATCCTGTGCGTGGCCGCGAGCGCACTGAGCGCGCTCGCCGGCCGGATTCCCGCGGGCGTGCGCGCCCGTGCGATGGACCTCTTCGAGCGCTGGGTGCACCGTGGAGGCATCGCGGTGCTGATTCTGGCCGCGGGCCTCCTGCTGTACCGGATGGAGTCGTGGGCCATCGACTACTACGCCGGCCCGTTTCCCGCCCCGCGCCAGTTGGCACTCTACGCCCTGTTCTTCGTATTCGGCTGGCTGCTGTTTCGCAGACGGCAGACGCTGGAGGGCTTCAAGCGCCCCGCATGGGCTCTCCTCGCCGGCGGCATCCTGTGCTTCTTCGTATACCGGCACTTCTTCGAGATCGGTTGCCCCCCCAGGCCGGACAGGACGTGCCCGGAAGCTGGCGATGGGCACCTGCCGGCGGTCGTCTTCCTCGCGCTTTCCATGTGGTTCATGGCGTATAGCCTGATCGGCCTGTTCCTGCGCTACATGGACAGGCCGAGCCCGCGCTGGCGGTACCTGGCGGACGCCTCGTACTGGATCTACATCGTGCACGTGCCGCTCGTCATGCTGCTGCCCCTTGTTCTGGCAAACGTGCCGCTTCCGGGGATCGTCAAGCTCGCGCTCGTCGCGATCATGGCGACCGGCCTGATCCTGGTGACCTACCACTACTTCGTACGACCGACGTTCATCGGGAAACAGCTGAACGGGCGCCGCTATCCGAGAAGGGCGACTTGA
- a CDS encoding cytochrome P450 codes for MLRFAEEILVLVLDEERGDLAASLPPRSLDLALAGAVLMDLALQDRIDTDLKRLVLVDPTPFGDDILDPTLAEIASDVQPRDTGYWLGRIAGQADQIRRAALARLIERGILRSEADGLVFLAPSVSRSRRYPAVDVRPVEEAKLRIMRILFNNDIPDPPDIALIALANVCGVFRTILSSEERVQVQDRIDLLKNIDLIGRTMSLAIEGLEAPDEPRPEPRRPKEIPVVPGLPLLGNGLAMRKGLVAFLSRQYRELGPIFRIRAPSRRFVCMAGPEATNFLTSHGKIVFRSLEPMASFHNLMDSSRSILTMDGIDHVTTRRAQAKGYAVRVIRDRSQEVVDITRDEIGKWPLGKPFEALPAFQNVIAEQMGHMMADYSPQGYTRELSTLLGGLLLGASTTPHVMKLPRFRDARERGRELARAVLAHKRRVGPRRTRPDFIDLMLELRDADPQLLPETNLPLTVLAPYMVGLDTTASTCSFMIYNVLKRPQLMERITAEADALFDQGSVSAVGLKRLDVTRRVAMETLRLHPVSPAVLRTTANSFEFAGHRVRAGTQVMIGTAVGHTLEEYFPGPERFDIDRFTQTRGEHRQRGAYAPFGAGTHRCLGAGLVPVQLALTMATILRELVLEPLAPDHVLRVRSFPTMQPVRFSIRILHRRTHDVPTTA; via the coding sequence ATGCTGAGGTTCGCGGAGGAAATCCTGGTTCTCGTCCTGGACGAGGAGCGGGGAGATTTGGCCGCCAGCCTGCCCCCCCGCTCACTCGACCTGGCGCTCGCCGGAGCCGTGCTGATGGATCTCGCGCTCCAGGACCGCATCGACACCGATCTCAAGCGCCTGGTGCTCGTGGATCCCACGCCGTTCGGCGACGACATCCTCGATCCCACGCTCGCCGAGATCGCAAGTGACGTCCAGCCGCGCGACACGGGCTATTGGCTCGGACGGATCGCTGGGCAGGCTGACCAGATCCGACGCGCCGCGCTGGCTCGCCTGATTGAGCGCGGCATCCTGAGATCCGAGGCGGACGGGCTCGTGTTCCTCGCCCCGTCGGTGTCGCGGTCGCGGCGCTATCCCGCCGTTGACGTGCGGCCGGTCGAGGAAGCCAAGCTGCGGATCATGCGGATCTTGTTCAACAATGATATTCCCGACCCGCCGGACATCGCGCTCATTGCCCTCGCAAACGTCTGCGGCGTATTCCGCACGATCCTGTCATCGGAGGAGCGGGTGCAGGTCCAGGATCGCATCGATCTGCTGAAGAATATCGATCTGATCGGCCGGACGATGAGCCTGGCGATCGAAGGACTCGAGGCGCCCGATGAACCACGTCCGGAGCCTCGGCGACCGAAAGAAATTCCGGTGGTGCCGGGGCTTCCCCTGCTGGGCAACGGCCTGGCCATGCGGAAGGGACTGGTCGCCTTCCTTTCCCGCCAGTACCGCGAATTGGGCCCGATCTTCAGGATACGCGCTCCCTCGCGCCGGTTCGTGTGCATGGCAGGGCCGGAAGCGACCAATTTCCTCACCTCGCACGGAAAGATCGTGTTCCGATCGCTCGAGCCCATGGCGAGTTTCCACAACCTGATGGACTCGTCACGCTCGATCCTGACCATGGACGGGATCGATCACGTCACCACGCGGAGGGCCCAGGCTAAGGGATACGCAGTCCGGGTCATCAGGGACCGGTCACAAGAGGTCGTCGACATCACGCGCGACGAGATCGGCAAGTGGCCGTTGGGGAAGCCGTTCGAGGCGTTGCCGGCGTTCCAGAACGTGATCGCCGAGCAGATGGGTCACATGATGGCCGACTATTCGCCGCAGGGCTACACGCGCGAGCTGTCCACGCTCCTCGGCGGGCTGCTACTGGGCGCTTCGACGACTCCGCACGTCATGAAGCTCCCGCGATTCCGCGACGCACGCGAGCGAGGCCGCGAGCTGGCCCGGGCAGTCCTCGCACACAAGCGCAGGGTGGGTCCGCGTAGAACGAGGCCGGACTTCATCGACCTGATGCTGGAGCTGCGCGACGCCGATCCGCAGCTTCTTCCCGAGACCAACCTGCCCCTGACGGTGCTCGCACCCTACATGGTCGGACTGGACACCACAGCGAGCACATGCTCGTTCATGATCTACAACGTGCTCAAGCGGCCGCAGCTCATGGAGCGCATCACCGCCGAGGCGGACGCCCTGTTCGATCAGGGCAGCGTGAGCGCCGTGGGCTTGAAGAGGCTCGATGTCACGCGCCGCGTAGCGATGGAAACCCTGCGGCTCCATCCGGTTTCGCCCGCCGTACTTCGGACGACCGCCAACTCGTTTGAGTTCGCAGGTCACAGGGTTCGCGCGGGCACGCAGGTCATGATCGGTACGGCGGTCGGGCACACGCTCGAAGAGTACTTCCCCGGTCCGGAGCGCTTCGACATCGACCGCTTCACGCAGACTCGCGGCGAACACCGGCAGCGCGGCGCCTATGCTCCCTTCGGGGCCGGCACCCACCGATGTCTCGGCGCCGGTCTCGTCCCGGTTCAGCTCGCGCTCACCATGGCTACGATCCTGAGGGAGCTCGTGCTGGAGCCGCTCGCGCCCGACCATGTGCTGCGCGTGAGGTCGTTCCCGACCATGCAGCCCGTCCGTTTCAGCATCCGCATCCTGCACCGACGGACACACGACGTCCCGACGACGGCATAA
- a CDS encoding phytanoyl-CoA dioxygenase family protein has product MSLKSFFDENGYVTVDNVFTPAEMDELMVRIDGMERREIPYPESDIKWEPANPSALRNAFGLLHRDPVFRSVATHPKLAAVVEQILGPDLDIYADGLFAKPALDGGLVPPHQDMYYWSFQPFEMLTAWIALEDATRENGCLTVIPGSHKLGLLDHEHSNVPGNTWKLTQEALSHLGDEIPVELSKGSVGFHHCLTYHRSEPNRSPHSRRAYTVIFMTGESRWVGEEDYRYPFLHVQGKPSPAYEAMKHVLVDR; this is encoded by the coding sequence ATGAGCCTCAAGAGCTTCTTTGACGAGAACGGTTACGTCACCGTGGACAACGTCTTCACTCCTGCGGAAATGGACGAACTCATGGTCCGGATCGACGGCATGGAAAGAAGGGAGATTCCATACCCCGAAAGCGACATCAAGTGGGAGCCGGCCAATCCTTCCGCGCTCCGCAACGCCTTCGGGTTGCTGCATCGAGACCCGGTCTTCCGGTCCGTCGCCACGCATCCCAAGCTGGCCGCGGTCGTCGAGCAGATCCTGGGTCCCGACCTGGACATCTACGCCGACGGACTCTTTGCCAAACCGGCGCTGGACGGGGGCCTGGTCCCGCCCCACCAGGACATGTACTACTGGAGTTTCCAGCCCTTCGAGATGCTCACCGCCTGGATCGCGTTGGAGGATGCGACCCGCGAGAACGGATGCCTCACCGTGATCCCCGGGAGCCACAAGTTGGGCCTCCTGGACCACGAGCATTCCAACGTGCCCGGGAATACGTGGAAGCTGACCCAGGAGGCTCTGAGCCATCTGGGGGACGAGATTCCGGTGGAGCTGAGCAAGGGGAGCGTTGGATTCCACCACTGCCTGACCTATCACCGGAGCGAGCCCAACCGGAGTCCGCATTCCCGGCGCGCCTACACCGTGATCTTCATGACCGGCGAATCCCGCTGGGTGGGAGAGGAGGACTACCGGTACCCCTTCCTTCACGTTCAGGGCAAACCGTCCCCGGCCTACGAGGCCATGAAGCACGTCCTGGTGGACCGGTAA
- a CDS encoding LLM class flavin-dependent oxidoreductase, producing MNGDTDGGARSIKYGMFIMPYHPSGKPLAQCFDEDVELVIRAEELGFDEFWIGEHHTMRFEPIVVPEVFIGRVLGVTERIRLGAAPVCLNLHHPAYVATRLGFLDHLSKGRLNLCFAPNSVSTDMELYGYHPKDGGAMTREALDVILDLWASDPPYHHEGKFWQFSLEENVDEATGIGFIFKPLQQPHPPIAMPGLSRNSGTLTLAGQRGYAPFSAALATGNVLADNWATYARAAAEAGREPDPGTWKVCRAIFLADTTEEAVKLARNNSVGGNYEYIASLMDNSLGHRDILKRDLDMPDAECNMDFWLKEQIIAGDVDEVLRRLLELMEESGPFGTLVLMGFDWDDKPSWIRNLELFANELMPALNKAVSGVTA from the coding sequence ATGAACGGTGACACCGACGGTGGAGCGCGATCCATCAAATACGGCATGTTCATCATGCCCTACCATCCTTCCGGCAAGCCGCTGGCCCAGTGCTTCGACGAGGACGTCGAACTGGTCATCCGGGCGGAGGAGCTCGGTTTCGACGAGTTCTGGATCGGCGAGCACCACACGATGAGGTTCGAGCCCATCGTGGTCCCGGAGGTGTTCATCGGACGCGTGCTTGGCGTGACGGAGCGGATTCGTCTGGGAGCCGCGCCCGTATGCCTCAATCTGCACCATCCGGCGTACGTGGCCACGCGGCTCGGCTTTCTGGATCATCTTTCAAAAGGAAGGCTCAATCTCTGCTTCGCGCCCAACAGCGTCAGCACCGACATGGAACTCTACGGCTACCATCCGAAAGATGGCGGCGCCATGACGAGGGAAGCGCTGGACGTCATCCTCGACTTGTGGGCGTCGGACCCGCCCTACCACCACGAAGGCAAATTCTGGCAGTTCTCGCTGGAGGAGAACGTCGATGAGGCGACGGGGATCGGTTTCATTTTCAAGCCTCTGCAGCAGCCGCATCCACCCATCGCCATGCCGGGCCTCAGCCGCAACTCGGGCACCCTCACCCTGGCCGGCCAGCGCGGGTACGCTCCCTTCTCGGCCGCCCTGGCCACCGGAAACGTCCTGGCGGACAACTGGGCCACCTACGCCCGGGCCGCCGCCGAAGCGGGCCGCGAACCCGATCCCGGGACCTGGAAGGTCTGCCGCGCCATCTTCCTGGCCGACACGACCGAGGAGGCGGTGAAGCTCGCCCGCAACAACTCGGTGGGGGGGAACTACGAGTACATCGCGTCCCTGATGGACAACTCACTGGGGCACCGGGACATCCTGAAGCGCGACCTCGACATGCCGGACGCCGAGTGCAACATGGATTTCTGGCTCAAGGAGCAGATCATCGCCGGCGACGTCGACGAGGTGCTCCGGCGGTTGCTGGAGCTCATGGAAGAGAGCGGACCTTTCGGCACCCTGGTCCTGATGGGCTTCGACTGGGACGACAAGCCGAGTTGGATCCGCAACCTGGAACTGTTCGCCAATGAGCTGATGCCCGCCTTGAACAAGGCCGTTTCCGGCGTTACGGCGTGA
- a CDS encoding C69 family dipeptidase produces the protein MRVRIVLTSLIISLANGTSAVASYAIYVGKNLTRDGSVFLGGYGDEPSSHWLEIVPRRTHPPGSTLTVGATPESRYPGELIQIPQAPITFRYLTMNYSYFAGFPAPLTNGGLNEHGVAARDVSSGSRIELREMTPNPQRGPNYSDLSRIVMERARSAREAVRIVGDLIGEYGFSTYGGNSHLFADADEGWILINFAGGQGLWIAERLGPDDIRVSRGGYIHEVPLNYREHPGFMGSANLISFAVERGWFDPDSGEPFHVGKVYGHSAEKAAAVQMIEDRLRARAGRIGLPDMIEVVRTPELTRDSAGYGQVAHLRKGLHQELETLWVAPAPPVAAPFVPYRIGVRDVPPEFKRHRYLTAGEATRHIRDHHMGPESTRYAFRACKRLFYLAKSHEEKFLPEVVEALTAFESRLIDEQAAVEGIALALLQAGERVLAQDALTYYSRTEALNGLRLVEALSEGLEARTKVLFGIRSADP, from the coding sequence ATGAGAGTACGTATCGTGCTGACCAGTTTGATCATCAGCCTTGCCAACGGCACCAGTGCCGTGGCCAGCTATGCCATCTACGTGGGGAAGAACCTGACCCGAGACGGCAGTGTCTTCCTCGGGGGATACGGCGACGAGCCGTCCAGCCATTGGTTGGAGATCGTGCCTCGCCGGACGCATCCCCCCGGATCCACTCTGACGGTGGGAGCGACTCCGGAATCCCGTTATCCCGGCGAACTCATTCAGATCCCGCAGGCGCCCATCACGTTTCGCTACCTGACCATGAACTATTCCTACTTCGCGGGTTTCCCGGCGCCCCTCACCAACGGCGGCCTGAACGAGCATGGCGTCGCCGCCCGGGACGTGTCGTCGGGCTCCCGGATCGAGCTGCGGGAGATGACGCCCAATCCACAGCGCGGGCCGAACTACAGCGACCTGTCCCGGATCGTGATGGAACGGGCCCGCAGCGCGCGCGAGGCCGTCCGGATCGTGGGCGACCTGATCGGCGAGTACGGCTTCTCCACCTACGGAGGCAACTCCCACTTGTTCGCCGACGCCGACGAGGGATGGATCCTGATCAACTTCGCGGGCGGTCAGGGCCTCTGGATCGCCGAGCGATTGGGACCGGACGACATCCGGGTTTCTCGTGGGGGCTACATCCATGAGGTGCCGCTCAACTACCGGGAGCATCCCGGCTTCATGGGATCCGCGAATCTGATTTCATTCGCCGTGGAACGGGGCTGGTTCGACCCGGACTCGGGAGAACCCTTTCACGTGGGAAAGGTGTACGGACATTCGGCCGAAAAGGCCGCAGCGGTCCAGATGATCGAGGATCGCCTGCGGGCCCGGGCCGGCCGAATCGGACTGCCGGACATGATCGAGGTGGTCAGGACTCCGGAACTGACTCGCGATTCCGCCGGTTACGGTCAGGTGGCCCACCTGCGGAAAGGACTCCACCAGGAGTTGGAGACCTTGTGGGTGGCGCCGGCCCCTCCGGTAGCGGCGCCGTTCGTCCCCTACCGTATCGGCGTGCGGGACGTGCCGCCCGAATTCAAGAGGCACCGCTACCTCACCGCAGGCGAGGCCACCCGCCACATCAGGGACCATCACATGGGGCCGGAATCGACGCGGTACGCGTTCCGCGCCTGCAAGCGCCTGTTCTATCTGGCCAAATCGCACGAGGAGAAATTCCTGCCGGAGGTCGTGGAAGCCTTGACCGCCTTCGAGTCCCGGCTGATCGACGAGCAGGCCGCGGTGGAGGGAATCGCGCTGGCGCTCTTGCAGGCCGGTGAACGGGTTCTGGCCCAGGATGCCCTCACCTACTACAGCCGGACCGAAGCTCTGAATGGCCTCAGATTGGTGGAAGCCTTGTCCGAGGGTCTTGAGGCGCGCACCAAGGTGCTGTTCGGAATCCGCTCGGCGGATCCCTGA